One segment of Pseudobythopirellula maris DNA contains the following:
- a CDS encoding efflux RND transporter periplasmic adaptor subunit: MSDLSLGVRASNAHEGHAALPTKGLTVSGDQLLLSEGARKAIDLQTGKVTLADMTRRVECNAHVEAPWRMQAMVTTQVPGRIARLFVRPGDRVEAGQELASVESLELEALQLAMLQADAELRLEEEKLARQRPLAERGVITGSAALETEASVRQRTTELEVVQCKLRALGLSQGLLARVRQSQQPVTEFALVSPLSGVVAEADVRVGQVVKTTEHLFHVVDPSRVWVVGDVLEGESAAVLPGQPAVVRFKELPDQQFTGVVDHLHLKMDETRRTRHVAVLISNTDGLLSPGMFGQMWVETARSEEAIVCPTDGIIRYLGSEYVLVNRGEGKYVRKPVEIGLRREDQVEILDGLFPGDRVVVNGNHVLFSLFANETPTSSGSRTPPKMEAHPEVPASGGAAPKPVVIQGTVELPTDRKALASARLEGRVGRILVNHSQPVKAGQVLAEVESLQLRNLQGELLESQSKLAWTRERAGRLERLASQNLLSKKELWQLQTDQRVLENRVASLARRLGMLGVGQDEVDRVLSVDLSSQDCDVALVRSVSIRAAIDGEVAAFGIVPGQIVDADTPLFEIHDRSTLWVKGYVFQRDAAGVTTGQPVSVTFHALPGVRVEGRVVRVSPVLDASERVLPVWVEVDNSDGRLIEGMLARIEINRVEVAEARRHRLDNAR; encoded by the coding sequence TTGAGCGACTTGTCGCTCGGCGTGCGCGCATCAAACGCCCACGAGGGGCACGCCGCGCTGCCAACGAAGGGGCTCACCGTTTCCGGAGACCAGCTCTTGCTCTCTGAGGGAGCGCGGAAGGCGATCGACCTGCAGACCGGCAAGGTCACGCTGGCCGACATGACGCGTCGCGTGGAGTGCAACGCCCACGTCGAGGCGCCGTGGCGGATGCAGGCGATGGTCACGACCCAAGTGCCGGGACGGATCGCTCGGCTGTTCGTCCGCCCCGGCGACCGGGTCGAAGCGGGGCAGGAACTGGCGAGCGTCGAAAGCCTGGAACTGGAGGCGTTGCAGCTGGCGATGCTGCAAGCCGACGCGGAGCTGCGTCTGGAAGAAGAGAAGCTCGCGCGGCAACGCCCCCTGGCGGAGCGTGGCGTGATCACCGGCAGCGCGGCCCTGGAAACCGAAGCATCGGTTCGACAGCGGACGACCGAGTTGGAAGTCGTGCAGTGCAAGCTGCGGGCGCTCGGGCTCTCGCAAGGGTTGCTTGCGAGGGTGCGACAGAGCCAGCAGCCGGTAACGGAGTTCGCCCTCGTCAGCCCGTTGTCGGGTGTGGTTGCAGAGGCCGACGTGCGGGTCGGGCAGGTCGTCAAGACGACCGAGCACCTGTTTCACGTTGTCGATCCATCACGGGTCTGGGTGGTCGGCGACGTGCTCGAAGGGGAGTCCGCCGCCGTCCTACCGGGGCAGCCCGCGGTCGTGCGGTTCAAGGAGCTGCCCGATCAGCAGTTCACCGGCGTTGTCGATCACCTGCACCTCAAGATGGACGAGACCCGCCGCACCCGCCACGTGGCGGTTTTGATCAGCAACACGGACGGGCTGCTCAGTCCTGGGATGTTCGGGCAGATGTGGGTTGAGACCGCACGGTCCGAGGAGGCGATCGTCTGCCCGACCGACGGGATCATCCGCTACCTTGGCTCGGAGTACGTGCTGGTCAACCGCGGCGAGGGCAAGTACGTGCGGAAGCCGGTCGAGATCGGCCTGCGGCGGGAAGACCAAGTGGAAATCCTGGACGGGTTGTTCCCGGGCGACCGGGTCGTTGTGAACGGCAACCACGTGCTCTTCTCGCTCTTCGCCAACGAGACGCCCACCTCAAGCGGCTCGCGGACGCCGCCCAAGATGGAAGCCCATCCGGAGGTCCCGGCGAGCGGAGGCGCCGCGCCGAAGCCGGTCGTTATCCAAGGCACGGTCGAGTTGCCAACCGACCGCAAGGCGCTGGCCAGCGCCCGCCTGGAAGGACGCGTCGGCCGCATCCTCGTCAACCACAGCCAGCCAGTGAAAGCGGGTCAGGTCTTGGCCGAGGTAGAAAGCCTCCAACTGCGAAACCTGCAAGGCGAGCTGCTGGAGAGCCAATCGAAGCTCGCATGGACCCGCGAGCGTGCCGGGCGTCTGGAGCGGCTCGCGTCCCAGAACTTGCTCTCCAAGAAAGAACTCTGGCAGCTGCAAACCGACCAGCGGGTGCTTGAGAACCGGGTCGCGAGCCTCGCCAGGCGCCTCGGAATGCTGGGCGTCGGGCAAGACGAAGTGGACCGGGTGCTGTCGGTCGACCTTTCGTCCCAGGACTGTGACGTGGCGCTCGTACGCAGCGTCTCGATCCGCGCCGCGATCGATGGCGAGGTCGCGGCGTTCGGCATCGTACCGGGGCAGATCGTCGACGCCGACACGCCGCTCTTCGAGATCCACGACCGCTCGACGTTGTGGGTGAAGGGCTACGTCTTCCAACGCGACGCCGCCGGCGTCACGACCGGTCAGCCCGTTTCGGTCACCTTCCACGCCTTGCCGGGGGTCCGGGTCGAGGGGCGAGTGGTCCGAGTCTCGCCGGTGCTCGATGCGAGCGAGCGCGTGCTGCCGGTCTGGGTGGAAGTCGACAACTCCGATGGCCGCCTGATCGAGGGCATGCTCGCGCGGATCGAGATCAACCGGGTCGAAGTCGCCGAGGCGCGTCGCCACCGGCTGGACAATGCACGCTAG
- a CDS encoding efflux RND transporter permease subunit, with product MLNRIIAFSLNNRLLVMAAVVLLVAIGGYRALRLPIDVFPDLNRPTVTIMTEAHGLAPEEVEALVTFPLESAMNGATGVRRVRSASGIGISIVWVEFDWGTDIYVDRQVVSEKLQLVRTRLPEGMNPTMAPITSIMGEIMLVGMHSTGETSNMEVRTLADWVVRRRLLGIGGVSQVTVMGGEMKQYQVLTSPERLAEFDVTIDQLTDAVRQSNTVMGGGFLLGKDQESLIRIIGRATTLDQIEQTVVRTGEPVPITVGQVAEVVFAGPVKRGEGSVNGEPAVIMSVQKQPGADTLALTETIGGTLDGIQATLPSDVVIDKDVFKQATFINVAIGNVVEAIRDGAIWVIVILFVFLWNLRTSAITITAIPLSVIVTALAFDYFGISINTMTLGGVAVAIGELVDDSIVDIENIYRRLKENRAKASPDNPLKVIFLASAEVRNSIVYATLIVVLVVFPLFSLAGLEGRMFAPLGLAYLMTLVSSLVVSLTVTPVLSSYLLPRAKFLEREGDPLLLHVLKAIDTRLLRFTLKHTTAVLSVVLVCVLVSCSAILWMGGEFLPEFNEGTLTIGATAPPGTNLQESNRIGQRVEMMLLAIPEVTHVARRTGRAELDEHAENVNFSEIDATLAEHSLPKPGWHNAVLRAVPGLKWLGEAEQGRPREEVLAEIRDTLSEMPGVVFNIGQPISHRLDHIMSGIRAQIAVKLYGPDLQVLRDKAYEVALAVSEVEGAVDLQIEPQVEIPQVQVTIRREEATRYGLTPDEVAEAMETALQGRVVSQVLQGQRTFDLVVWFDESARNNVDAIRSTLISPPSGAQVSLGSVADVVQTTGPNTINRENVTRRIVVQANTAGRDLAGVVGDIKRRVAESVTLEEGYFIDYGGQFEAQMQANRQLMFWGSMSVLSVFLLLYKCLQSWRAALQVMVNIPLAAIGAVAALLLTSWPTPEAVQAAAWWELPRVWVEASTLSVAHWVGFITLVGIVSRNGIMMISHYLHLMRFEGEEFGEPMIIRGSLERLAPVLMTALTTTIGLVPLALGAGETGKEILHPLAIVVIGGLISSTLLDQIVTPALFFKFGRKAYAGRFAAGQEGPDEPEVLRIAEQFDKQKE from the coding sequence ATGCTGAACCGAATCATAGCCTTCTCGCTGAACAACCGCCTGCTGGTGATGGCGGCGGTCGTGCTGCTGGTCGCCATCGGCGGCTACCGCGCCTTGCGGCTGCCGATCGATGTCTTCCCAGACCTGAACCGTCCCACGGTCACGATCATGACCGAGGCGCACGGCCTCGCGCCCGAGGAGGTGGAGGCCCTTGTGACCTTCCCGCTCGAATCGGCGATGAACGGCGCCACGGGCGTCCGCCGCGTCCGGTCGGCGTCGGGCATCGGCATCTCGATCGTCTGGGTCGAATTCGACTGGGGCACCGACATCTACGTCGATCGGCAGGTCGTCTCAGAGAAGCTGCAGCTCGTGCGCACGCGGCTGCCGGAGGGCATGAACCCGACCATGGCCCCGATCACTTCCATCATGGGCGAGATCATGCTCGTCGGCATGCACTCCACCGGCGAAACCAGCAACATGGAGGTCCGCACGCTCGCCGACTGGGTCGTCCGGCGGCGATTGCTCGGCATCGGCGGCGTCTCGCAGGTCACCGTCATGGGGGGCGAGATGAAGCAGTACCAGGTGCTTACCTCGCCCGAGCGTCTCGCCGAGTTCGACGTCACCATCGACCAGCTCACCGACGCGGTGCGGCAGTCGAACACGGTGATGGGGGGCGGCTTCCTGCTCGGCAAGGACCAGGAGTCGCTGATCCGGATCATCGGTCGGGCGACAACACTCGACCAGATCGAACAGACCGTGGTGCGGACCGGAGAACCCGTCCCAATCACCGTGGGCCAGGTCGCCGAAGTCGTCTTCGCGGGACCGGTCAAACGCGGTGAAGGGAGCGTCAACGGCGAACCGGCCGTCATCATGTCGGTGCAAAAGCAACCAGGAGCGGACACGCTCGCCCTGACCGAGACCATCGGCGGCACGCTCGACGGGATCCAGGCGACACTGCCTTCGGACGTCGTCATCGACAAGGACGTCTTCAAGCAGGCGACCTTCATCAACGTGGCGATCGGCAACGTCGTCGAAGCGATCCGCGACGGCGCCATCTGGGTCATCGTCATCTTGTTCGTGTTCTTGTGGAACCTCCGCACGAGCGCCATCACGATCACCGCGATCCCGCTGTCGGTCATCGTCACCGCGCTCGCGTTCGACTACTTCGGCATCTCGATCAACACGATGACGCTCGGCGGCGTGGCGGTCGCCATCGGCGAACTGGTCGACGACTCGATCGTCGACATCGAGAACATCTACCGGCGGCTGAAGGAGAATCGCGCGAAGGCGAGCCCGGACAACCCGCTGAAGGTGATCTTCCTCGCCTCGGCCGAGGTGCGCAACAGCATCGTCTACGCGACGCTGATCGTCGTGCTGGTGGTGTTCCCGCTCTTCTCGCTGGCCGGCCTCGAAGGCCGCATGTTCGCGCCGCTTGGGCTGGCCTACCTGATGACGCTCGTTTCGTCGCTAGTCGTCTCGCTGACCGTCACGCCGGTGCTCTCGTCGTACCTGCTCCCGCGAGCCAAGTTCCTGGAGCGGGAGGGCGACCCGCTGCTGCTCCACGTGCTCAAGGCGATCGACACGCGTCTGCTCCGGTTCACGCTCAAGCACACGACCGCGGTGCTGAGCGTCGTTCTCGTTTGCGTGCTAGTCTCCTGCTCGGCCATTCTCTGGATGGGGGGCGAATTCCTGCCGGAGTTTAACGAGGGGACGCTGACGATCGGCGCGACCGCCCCACCGGGAACCAACCTGCAGGAGTCGAACCGTATCGGCCAGCGGGTCGAGATGATGTTGCTGGCGATCCCCGAGGTCACGCACGTCGCCCGGCGGACCGGCCGGGCGGAATTGGACGAGCACGCGGAGAACGTGAACTTCTCGGAAATCGACGCCACGCTCGCCGAGCACAGCCTCCCCAAGCCGGGCTGGCACAACGCGGTGCTGCGCGCCGTCCCCGGGCTCAAGTGGCTCGGAGAGGCGGAGCAAGGGCGGCCACGCGAGGAGGTGCTGGCCGAAATCCGCGACACGCTCTCGGAGATGCCGGGCGTCGTGTTCAACATCGGCCAGCCGATCTCGCACCGACTCGACCACATCATGTCCGGCATCCGCGCCCAGATCGCCGTGAAACTCTACGGACCCGACTTGCAGGTCCTCCGCGACAAGGCCTACGAGGTTGCGCTGGCGGTCTCTGAGGTGGAGGGGGCGGTCGACCTGCAAATCGAACCGCAGGTCGAGATCCCGCAGGTGCAGGTGACGATCCGCCGCGAGGAAGCGACCCGGTACGGACTCACCCCCGACGAGGTCGCCGAAGCGATGGAAACCGCCCTGCAGGGGCGTGTCGTCTCGCAGGTCTTGCAAGGACAGCGGACTTTCGACTTGGTCGTCTGGTTCGACGAGTCGGCCCGCAACAACGTCGACGCGATCCGCTCGACGCTGATCAGCCCCCCTTCGGGAGCGCAAGTGTCTCTCGGCAGTGTCGCGGACGTTGTCCAAACCACCGGCCCGAACACCATCAATCGCGAGAACGTGACGCGCCGCATCGTCGTGCAAGCCAACACGGCCGGCCGCGACTTGGCGGGCGTCGTCGGGGACATCAAGCGACGCGTCGCGGAGTCGGTCACGCTCGAAGAAGGCTACTTCATCGACTACGGCGGTCAGTTCGAGGCCCAGATGCAGGCCAACCGTCAGTTGATGTTCTGGGGTTCGATGTCGGTGCTGAGCGTTTTCCTGTTGCTCTACAAGTGCCTGCAGTCGTGGCGCGCCGCACTGCAGGTGATGGTCAACATCCCGCTCGCCGCGATCGGTGCGGTGGCGGCGCTGCTGTTGACGAGTTGGCCAACGCCCGAGGCGGTCCAAGCCGCCGCCTGGTGGGAGCTGCCGCGTGTGTGGGTCGAGGCTTCGACGCTCTCGGTCGCCCACTGGGTTGGATTCATCACCCTGGTCGGCATCGTCAGCCGGAACGGCATCATGATGATCTCGCACTACCTCCACCTGATGCGGTTCGAGGGGGAAGAGTTTGGCGAACCGATGATTATTCGCGGCAGCCTGGAGCGGCTCGCGCCGGTGCTGATGACCGCGCTCACAACAACGATCGGCCTCGTGCCATTGGCGCTCGGCGCCGGTGAAACCGGCAAAGAAATCCTCCACCCGCTCGCGATCGTCGTGATCGGCGGACTCATCAGCTCGACCCTACTCGACCAGATCGTAACCCCCGCACTCTTCTTCAAATTCGGACGGAAGGCCTACGCAGGCCGGTTCGCGGCCGGGCAGGAGGGGCCCGACGAACCGGAGGTGCTGCGGATCGCCGAGCAGTTCGACAAGCAAAAAGAGTAA
- a CDS encoding transposase codes for MCRRWVIDAILYVARTPPEADQWRQLPSDLPNWKTVYNTFWNWRNDGTWRRLHDALREKARKAAGKKPTPTAAVVAASRSARRKGASCGATTRGRRSPAASGTSRSTRWGCCCRWWSTRPACRIRTGRASCSPG; via the coding sequence ATGTGCCGGCGGTGGGTGATCGACGCGATCCTGTACGTCGCTCGCACTCCGCCTGAGGCGGACCAGTGGCGGCAGCTGCCGAGCGACTTACCGAACTGGAAAACCGTCTACAACACCTTTTGGAACTGGCGGAACGACGGGACGTGGCGGCGCCTTCATGACGCCTTGCGGGAGAAAGCCCGCAAGGCGGCCGGCAAGAAGCCCACGCCGACCGCCGCGGTCGTCGCAGCCAGTCGGTCCGCACGGCGGAAGGGGGCGAGTTGCGGGGCTACGACGCGGGGTAGAAGATCACCGGCCGCAAGCGGCACATCGCGGTCGACACGTTGGGGCTGCTGCTGTCGATGGTGGTCCACCCGGCCAGCATGCAGGATCAGGACGGGGCGTGCTTCGTGCTCGCCCGGATGA
- the sbnA gene encoding 2,3-diaminopropionate biosynthesis protein SbnA, whose translation MNRQERPSGNGILSAIGWTPLVELTRHIELSGGHLHAKLEAFNPGGSAKDRPAKQMIETAMAAGLVHEGTTVIESTSGNMGIGLAQACRYYKLPLICVVDPRTQPQNLAMLKAFGAQVDMVTTPLQGDFLRARLARLCHLLETTPNSFWPNQYANLENPRAHQTGTIAEIDEQLGGAYDYIFVAVSSTGTLQGCQEFLQAHGRQARLIAVDAAGSVLFGGSPGPRLIPGLGAGRVPPLARDNMQTQVQRVSDLDCVVECRRLAYREAILAGGSGGGVLSAIRRMREQLAGQTVVAVLHDSGTRYLDTVYDDVWVEANLGLAADELASLVHADDQIPVEARQA comes from the coding sequence ATGAATCGTCAAGAACGCCCTTCCGGGAATGGCATCCTCTCGGCAATAGGCTGGACGCCTCTTGTGGAATTGACCCGCCACATCGAGCTCAGTGGTGGTCACCTCCATGCCAAACTGGAAGCCTTCAACCCAGGGGGCAGTGCTAAAGATCGACCCGCAAAACAGATGATCGAGACGGCGATGGCGGCGGGATTGGTGCATGAGGGGACGACGGTGATCGAGTCCACCTCAGGAAATATGGGAATCGGGCTGGCGCAGGCGTGCCGTTATTACAAGCTGCCTTTGATCTGTGTCGTCGACCCGAGGACGCAACCGCAGAATTTGGCGATGCTGAAGGCTTTCGGCGCCCAGGTCGACATGGTAACGACACCCCTGCAAGGCGATTTCCTCCGTGCGCGACTAGCACGCTTGTGCCACCTCCTTGAAACGACCCCCAACAGCTTCTGGCCGAACCAATATGCCAACCTAGAGAATCCTCGAGCCCATCAGACCGGGACTATTGCCGAGATCGATGAACAATTGGGCGGCGCCTATGATTACATTTTTGTGGCGGTGAGCAGCACGGGCACGCTGCAAGGCTGCCAGGAGTTTCTGCAAGCACATGGGCGACAAGCACGGCTTATTGCGGTGGACGCCGCGGGCAGCGTGCTGTTCGGCGGGAGCCCAGGACCGCGGTTAATCCCCGGGCTCGGCGCGGGACGGGTCCCGCCCCTCGCCCGAGACAATATGCAAACGCAGGTGCAACGGGTATCGGACCTCGACTGCGTGGTTGAATGCCGCCGGCTGGCTTACCGTGAAGCGATTCTGGCAGGCGGTTCCGGCGGCGGGGTGCTTTCGGCCATCAGAAGGATGCGAGAGCAACTAGCTGGCCAAACGGTGGTCGCCGTGCTGCACGATTCTGGGACACGCTACCTAGATACGGTTTACGATGACGTGTGGGTCGAAGCGAACTTGGGCCTCGCTGCGGATGAGCTGGCTTCACTTGTTCACGCCGACGACCAGATTCCGGTTGAAGCGAGGCAAGCATGA
- a CDS encoding FAD/NAD(P)-binding protein has protein sequence MTVLDRVVPHAACNPHYPAAPLRIAVVGCGPKGLFCLERLAYELDKRNTGRSMHISVFEPAEYPGAGLVYNPRQPHYLRMNFAAKHINMWRSEDDGPTLLQWLQRHHPKLASAEQFVPRAIVGEYLHACYQTVIARLSQHATVALLKQSVTGLIEVKSGWDIITKGGRRVECIDEVLLAVGHEGWRAGGAASNRDTPFDIPHVYPTLQQLSPTAALAGSRVALRGIGLTAIDAILALTEGRGGTFRQDSKVWRYQPSMGEPAVIYPYSRSGRPMLAKPISQKMSVPPLANLWRQYASQLVKLAEENRPIHFAEEIWPVVVLAAEDALQASGGIGAGRWFESRLHNRPTAKEFREQLVSSVEVATGVRSPDAAWAVGEAWRRLYPSLVKIISHDGLDAESWPRFRIVASEMERVAFGPPVENCCKLLSLIDCGLVDLAYLQGHVGPHGANSIAIGANHGDAPKSIDHHVNAVLPNPAASHPCGPLSSLAKAGALTPHASGCGYRVDRSGRPITTAGTTLHGLTLVGRPTEGSVLGNDTLNPRLHDQSSRWARCIFQKSRQPEGSAS, from the coding sequence ATGACCGTGCTCGATCGAGTCGTACCTCACGCCGCATGCAACCCCCACTACCCTGCAGCGCCGTTGCGAATCGCCGTGGTCGGCTGCGGTCCTAAGGGGTTGTTTTGCCTCGAGCGTTTAGCCTATGAGCTCGACAAGCGAAACACCGGTAGGTCGATGCACATCTCGGTCTTCGAACCCGCCGAATACCCCGGCGCCGGTCTCGTCTACAACCCACGGCAGCCGCACTACTTGCGGATGAACTTCGCTGCTAAGCACATCAATATGTGGCGGAGCGAGGATGACGGCCCTACTCTTCTGCAGTGGCTGCAACGGCATCACCCGAAGCTCGCCAGTGCTGAACAGTTCGTGCCACGCGCGATTGTTGGCGAGTACTTGCACGCCTGCTATCAGACGGTAATCGCCCGTCTATCGCAGCACGCAACCGTTGCTCTGCTGAAACAGTCGGTTACTGGACTGATCGAAGTCAAATCGGGATGGGACATTATCACCAAAGGCGGCCGAAGAGTTGAATGCATCGACGAAGTCTTGCTCGCGGTGGGGCACGAAGGGTGGCGTGCCGGGGGGGCTGCGTCTAATCGAGACACTCCCTTTGATATACCCCATGTCTACCCAACATTGCAGCAGCTCTCCCCCACAGCGGCGCTGGCCGGAAGCCGTGTAGCCCTCCGTGGAATCGGCCTGACGGCCATCGACGCGATCCTTGCCCTTACCGAGGGTCGGGGAGGAACGTTTCGGCAAGACAGCAAAGTTTGGCGATACCAGCCTTCCATGGGTGAGCCAGCAGTCATCTACCCTTACTCTCGCAGCGGCCGGCCGATGCTGGCCAAGCCGATCTCTCAAAAGATGTCTGTACCCCCTCTTGCGAACTTGTGGCGGCAATACGCCAGCCAACTTGTGAAGCTCGCAGAGGAAAACCGCCCCATCCACTTCGCGGAAGAGATTTGGCCGGTGGTAGTCTTGGCCGCCGAGGACGCCTTACAAGCGAGCGGTGGTATCGGTGCTGGGCGGTGGTTCGAGTCGCGGCTTCACAACCGGCCTACAGCGAAAGAATTCCGGGAACAGCTCGTTAGCTCGGTCGAGGTCGCCACCGGAGTGCGGAGTCCCGATGCCGCCTGGGCTGTTGGCGAAGCATGGCGCAGGCTTTATCCATCGCTAGTGAAAATCATCAGCCATGACGGCCTGGACGCTGAATCTTGGCCTCGCTTCCGCATCGTAGCCAGTGAGATGGAGCGTGTCGCGTTCGGACCACCTGTAGAGAACTGCTGCAAGCTCTTGTCGCTGATCGATTGCGGACTCGTCGATCTTGCCTACCTGCAAGGACACGTAGGCCCCCACGGAGCCAACTCAATAGCTATAGGCGCCAACCACGGTGACGCTCCCAAGTCGATCGATCACCACGTGAATGCAGTCCTGCCCAACCCGGCAGCCTCACATCCTTGTGGCCCGCTCAGCTCGCTCGCAAAGGCGGGAGCCCTGACACCCCATGCCAGCGGCTGCGGCTATCGTGTCGACCGGTCGGGCCGCCCCATCACCACGGCGGGCACGACCCTGCATGGATTGACGCTTGTCGGTCGGCCTACGGAGGGGTCCGTCTTGGGCAACGACACACTGAACCCTCGGCTGCACGACCAATCGTCCCGGTGGGCTCGGTGCATTTTTCAGAAGTCAAGGCAACCCGAAGGGAGCGCGTCGTGA
- a CDS encoding Y4yA family PLP-dependent enzyme: MSVIGTYDLERASNDMIDGMRDGCHGAAPLPGRVSDWMVDLLRDARLHQWIAQHGSPLNVVNPEHFIRNASEMIRITQERGVQFRPFFARKANKCLAFVDAAIDAHLGLDCASEEELLQSLDRGAKPSNIICTAAVKNRGLLERCVSVGATIAVDNFQELSAIENIQRGESSTARLALRMSGFLHGGNKLRSRFGFDMDQIPELLRRLDDHPESLRSITGLHFHLDGYSGSQRVSAIQQLIPFVDSLREAGAPISFIDIGGGLPVCYLNNEADWSRFWREHQRALTEQRGEITYRNDPLGRTVDANRVLGEPKAYPFFQQPAWDAWLAAVLDAEIDGEPIAQALATRQLELRCEPGRSLLDNAGLTIARVEGVKALNDGAGAILLSMNGTQCRTSSADFFVDPLLVRARATEARVALPANQSGYLFGAYCTESDLIVKRKLVFPEGIGVGDLVVLPNTAGYFMHFLESRSHQFPLAKNAVYDRSTPSLLSLDGIDENDRAKRKTAP; the protein is encoded by the coding sequence GTGAGCGTCATCGGTACCTATGATCTTGAGCGGGCATCCAACGACATGATCGACGGAATGCGTGATGGGTGTCATGGTGCGGCGCCGCTTCCTGGACGCGTCTCCGATTGGATGGTGGACTTGCTGCGGGACGCCCGACTCCACCAATGGATTGCTCAACACGGTTCTCCGCTGAACGTCGTCAATCCCGAGCATTTCATTCGAAATGCATCGGAAATGATCAGGATCACGCAGGAGCGGGGCGTACAGTTCCGTCCGTTTTTTGCTAGAAAAGCCAACAAGTGCCTCGCTTTCGTCGACGCCGCGATTGACGCTCATCTGGGGCTCGACTGCGCGAGCGAGGAGGAACTGCTTCAGTCGCTCGATCGCGGCGCTAAGCCGTCGAACATCATCTGCACGGCGGCCGTCAAGAATCGCGGACTGCTAGAACGGTGCGTCTCTGTTGGTGCAACGATTGCCGTCGACAACTTCCAGGAGTTGTCGGCCATTGAGAACATACAGCGGGGAGAAAGTAGTACTGCCCGACTAGCACTCCGCATGAGCGGTTTCCTCCATGGCGGGAACAAACTTCGCTCGCGGTTTGGATTCGATATGGACCAGATCCCCGAGCTGCTGCGCCGCCTCGACGACCATCCCGAGAGCCTGCGCAGCATCACAGGCCTGCATTTTCACCTCGACGGATACTCGGGTTCTCAACGCGTATCGGCCATCCAGCAACTGATCCCTTTTGTCGACTCGTTGCGCGAAGCCGGCGCACCTATCTCATTTATTGACATCGGCGGCGGCCTACCGGTCTGCTACCTAAATAACGAAGCCGATTGGTCGCGATTCTGGCGTGAGCACCAACGCGCCCTTACCGAGCAACGCGGTGAGATCACCTACCGCAACGATCCGCTGGGGCGAACGGTAGACGCCAACCGTGTGCTGGGCGAACCCAAGGCGTATCCTTTCTTCCAGCAGCCCGCTTGGGACGCGTGGCTTGCCGCAGTCCTCGATGCGGAGATCGATGGCGAGCCGATCGCCCAAGCTTTGGCCACGCGACAGCTCGAACTCCGATGCGAACCAGGACGGAGTCTACTGGACAACGCGGGACTCACGATCGCCAGGGTCGAGGGCGTCAAAGCTTTGAACGACGGAGCGGGCGCGATCTTGCTATCGATGAACGGCACGCAGTGCCGAACGTCGAGCGCTGACTTTTTTGTAGATCCGCTACTGGTCAGGGCGCGCGCCACGGAGGCTCGAGTCGCTCTGCCTGCAAACCAGTCAGGCTACCTGTTCGGCGCTTACTGCACCGAGTCGGATCTGATCGTGAAACGGAAATTGGTCTTTCCGGAAGGGATCGGCGTTGGAGACCTAGTCGTGCTGCCGAACACTGCTGGCTACTTCATGCACTTCCTCGAGAGCAGATCGCATCAGTTTCCGCTCGCCAAGAACGCAGTATACGACCGATCCACGCCTTCGCTTCTTAGTCTCGATGGAATCGACGAGAACGACAGGGCAAAGAGAAAGACGGCGCCATGA
- a CDS encoding DUF3891 family protein, giving the protein MIVNPTDEGWDIVFQPAHGLLAAKLASEFAEDRRCPFWLETVTAIATHDDGQVAFQPGDRRYLTQAGAPKDFTAVELSAEQRYEKTRDCLENAYRKHRWTGLLESQHAEFLYGEKDAASDSLKELLANERQHREHVLDELELDRDDLQIAYDIMRWCDRCSLILCQDRIPSIGRNLEVITFANGTRVDLSQDDSGNLRINPWLFGTAKFEATVEVHRLTRLAFEDDEQLEQALRDCTTHVRRYEFERSVEMP; this is encoded by the coding sequence ATGATCGTCAACCCAACAGACGAGGGTTGGGACATAGTTTTCCAGCCAGCGCACGGTTTGTTGGCAGCCAAGCTTGCAAGCGAGTTTGCAGAGGACCGTCGATGCCCTTTCTGGTTGGAAACCGTCACTGCAATCGCCACGCATGACGACGGACAAGTCGCGTTTCAACCCGGAGACCGCCGCTACCTCACTCAGGCCGGGGCTCCGAAGGACTTCACGGCGGTCGAACTATCGGCCGAGCAGCGTTACGAAAAAACCCGCGATTGTCTTGAAAATGCGTACCGCAAGCACAGGTGGACCGGTCTGCTGGAGTCTCAGCACGCGGAGTTTCTCTATGGCGAAAAGGATGCGGCGTCGGATTCTTTGAAAGAGTTGTTGGCGAACGAGCGACAACATCGCGAACACGTTCTCGATGAGTTGGAGCTCGACCGAGACGACTTACAGATCGCTTACGACATCATGCGTTGGTGCGATCGGTGCTCGCTGATTCTCTGCCAGGACCGCATTCCCTCCATAGGACGGAACTTGGAAGTCATCACTTTCGCAAACGGCACGCGCGTTGACCTAAGCCAGGATGACTCCGGCAATCTGAGGATTAACCCTTGGTTGTTCGGTACGGCCAAGTTTGAGGCGACGGTCGAAGTGCATCGACTGACGCGGCTTGCCTTTGAAGACGATGAGCAATTGGAGCAAGCATTGCGTGACTGCACCACACATGTACGCAGGTACGAGTTTGAGCGATCTGTTGAAATGCCGTGA